In Fluviicola taffensis DSM 16823, the following are encoded in one genomic region:
- a CDS encoding ATP-binding protein, whose product MIERTLEPIFRQKCQESKIVVLKGARRTGRLTLVSRVFNLENSSIGLIDCSNKKELQIFRKGGLDSLKTFSEGKKVIIIRDAQLLESLQDYIDFAIENEVLENVVLICSFEPELHEDLWEALREQGLELNLFPLSYSESAKFYGLVQEDKELEQRLIYGYYPEVIMNQDESERIVSEIIESSIFTQLGASERINKKENLIKLLRHLAFNIGKVISFNDLGRKCGLDNETVERYVKLFAKANLLVLISSYNNGHRYELKKSHVVYFLDNGIRNALIRAFQPLEFRNDVEELWRNFVISERYKANQYAGKTPEVFFWLTHTKQEVDYLELNNGEAFGVKMSWDDSKKIKIPTSFGELYPQVKVTGISKKTFWTFLRK is encoded by the coding sequence ATGATCGAAAGAACTTTGGAGCCAATATTCCGCCAAAAATGCCAAGAAAGTAAAATTGTTGTACTAAAAGGTGCGCGAAGAACTGGTCGATTAACCCTTGTTTCTCGTGTCTTTAATTTGGAAAATTCCAGTATTGGTCTTATCGATTGCTCCAATAAAAAAGAACTGCAAATATTCCGCAAGGGTGGGTTGGATTCTTTGAAAACGTTCAGTGAAGGAAAAAAAGTGATTATTATTCGCGATGCACAATTATTAGAATCCCTTCAAGACTACATTGATTTTGCGATTGAAAACGAGGTATTGGAGAATGTAGTTTTAATCTGTTCATTCGAACCAGAATTACACGAAGATTTGTGGGAAGCATTGCGCGAACAAGGTTTGGAACTCAATCTTTTTCCGCTTTCCTATTCAGAAAGTGCTAAGTTTTACGGCTTAGTTCAAGAGGATAAAGAATTAGAACAGCGATTGATTTATGGCTATTATCCAGAAGTTATTATGAATCAAGATGAATCAGAGCGAATCGTTTCAGAAATTATTGAATCGAGTATTTTCACTCAGTTAGGAGCCTCGGAAAGAATCAATAAAAAGGAAAATCTGATTAAATTGTTGAGACACTTGGCCTTTAACATAGGGAAAGTTATCAGTTTCAATGATTTGGGTAGAAAGTGCGGTTTGGACAATGAAACTGTGGAGCGTTATGTGAAGTTGTTCGCAAAGGCAAATTTGTTGGTTCTGATTTCGTCTTACAACAACGGACATCGTTACGAATTGAAAAAAAGTCATGTTGTTTATTTCTTAGACAATGGAATTCGTAATGCCCTGATTCGTGCTTTTCAACCGTTGGAATTTAGGAACGATGTGGAAGAATTGTGGCGAAATTTTGTGATTAGCGAACGTTATAAAGCCAATCAATATGCAGGTAAAACACCTGAAGTATTCTTTTGGTTAACACATACAAAACAAGAAGTAGATTATTTGGAATTGAATAATGGAGAAGCTTTTGGAGTAAAAATGAGTTGGGATGATTCAAAGAAAATCAAAATTCCAACTTCGTTTGGTGAATTGTATCCGCAAGTAAAAGTGACTGGAATCAGTAAAAAAACCTTTTGGACGTTCCTTCGAAAATAA
- a CDS encoding GH92 family glycosyl hydrolase, with product MRFSLLIVGITLFVVSVSAQSKLKYVNPLIGTSKMGHTFPGATVPFGMVQLSPDTDTLSYAIGGKYNPEIYKYCAGYQYEDPTIVGFSHTHFSGTGHSDLGDILIAPTSGKLQLNPGVAFNPKSGFRSAYSHQNEIAKPNYYSVLLDDHKIKAELTTTTRVGIHKYTFSKQDSSHIILDLISGIYNYEGKNVNTYVRVVDEYHIIGFRQTSGWAKNRTVYFAIEFSRPIKSYGYDDFQSKKVYQGFWRKFNLKDNFPEMSANQLRAFFDFDLDSSKELLLKVSLSSVSMEGAVENMKYETPDWNFDQYRKAGESLWEKELNKFDVQMLNEGDLTNFYTAVYHTCLSPTVYQDHDGQYRGLDFSNWYNKDRSLVNYTTFSLWDTYRALHPLFNLVQRKRNADMVNSMIAHQKQSAEKMLPIWSHHGNENWCMIGYHAVSVISDAYNKELQGIDYNQALDACIQTARTRYFEGIGSYIDLGYVAEDKNGSSVSKTLEYGYDDWCIAQMALGLKRMDIYEEFSKRSENYKHVFDSSSGFMRARMSSGKFIEKFDPLETHQAGYIEGNAWNYSLYVPHQVDSMIELMGGKKRFASHLDSLFTMQLADKYFEHTEDITREGIMGSYVHGNEPSHHVIYLFDWVGRSDLTQKYIRQVLKTKYLPKIDGLSGNDDCGQMSAWYIFSSLGFYPVCPGSDDYVLGSPLVQSAKINLENGKIIEISTKNQSEKNIYVKAVYLNNVKMKDFILSYQSIKNGAKLVFEMTDKPSKTF from the coding sequence ATGCGTTTCTCTCTTCTAATTGTTGGAATTACCCTTTTTGTGGTTTCTGTTTCAGCCCAAAGCAAATTGAAATATGTCAATCCACTCATTGGAACTTCTAAGATGGGGCATACTTTTCCTGGTGCAACGGTGCCATTCGGAATGGTTCAATTGAGTCCTGATACAGATACTCTTTCCTATGCAATTGGCGGAAAATACAATCCAGAGATTTATAAATATTGTGCGGGTTATCAATACGAAGACCCGACAATTGTAGGATTTAGTCATACACATTTTAGTGGAACAGGACATTCTGATTTGGGAGATATTCTCATTGCGCCAACTTCTGGAAAGTTACAGTTGAATCCAGGAGTTGCTTTCAATCCGAAAAGTGGTTTCCGTTCTGCCTATAGTCATCAAAATGAAATTGCGAAACCCAATTATTATTCGGTCTTATTGGATGATCACAAAATAAAAGCGGAATTAACGACTACAACTCGAGTTGGAATCCACAAATACACATTTTCAAAACAAGATTCTTCCCACATTATTTTGGATCTCATTTCTGGGATTTATAATTACGAGGGGAAGAACGTAAATACTTACGTTCGTGTTGTAGATGAATATCACATCATTGGTTTCAGACAAACTTCTGGTTGGGCAAAGAATCGAACGGTCTATTTTGCAATCGAATTTTCTAGACCGATCAAATCGTATGGATACGATGATTTTCAATCCAAAAAAGTCTATCAGGGTTTTTGGCGAAAATTCAATTTGAAAGACAACTTTCCAGAAATGTCAGCGAATCAATTACGCGCTTTCTTTGATTTTGATTTAGATTCTTCGAAAGAATTACTTCTCAAGGTTTCTTTATCAAGTGTAAGTATGGAAGGAGCTGTGGAAAACATGAAATACGAGACCCCTGATTGGAATTTTGATCAGTACAGGAAAGCAGGGGAATCTTTGTGGGAAAAAGAATTGAATAAGTTTGATGTGCAAATGCTCAACGAAGGAGATTTAACCAATTTTTATACGGCAGTTTATCACACGTGCCTAAGTCCAACAGTTTACCAAGATCACGACGGTCAATATCGTGGCTTGGATTTTTCCAATTGGTACAATAAAGATAGATCACTGGTTAATTATACAACGTTTTCACTCTGGGATACCTATCGGGCTTTGCATCCACTGTTTAATTTGGTTCAGCGAAAGCGAAATGCGGATATGGTCAATTCAATGATTGCTCATCAAAAGCAAAGTGCTGAAAAAATGTTGCCGATTTGGTCACATCATGGGAATGAAAATTGGTGTATGATTGGATATCATGCCGTTTCTGTTATTTCGGATGCATACAATAAAGAATTGCAAGGAATTGATTACAATCAAGCTTTGGATGCTTGTATCCAGACAGCACGAACCCGCTATTTTGAGGGAATTGGTTCGTACATTGACTTGGGGTATGTTGCTGAAGATAAAAATGGGAGTTCGGTCTCTAAAACGTTGGAATATGGGTACGATGATTGGTGTATTGCTCAGATGGCTCTTGGTTTGAAGCGAATGGATATTTACGAAGAATTTTCTAAGCGAAGTGAAAATTATAAACACGTGTTTGATTCGAGTTCGGGATTTATGCGTGCACGAATGAGCTCTGGAAAATTTATTGAAAAGTTTGACCCTTTGGAAACACACCAAGCTGGTTACATTGAAGGGAATGCCTGGAATTATAGTTTGTATGTCCCTCATCAGGTAGATTCGATGATTGAATTGATGGGTGGGAAAAAACGGTTTGCGTCTCATTTGGATTCTTTGTTTACCATGCAGTTGGCGGATAAATATTTTGAACACACAGAAGACATTACCCGAGAAGGAATTATGGGTTCTTACGTACATGGGAATGAGCCTTCGCATCATGTGATTTATTTGTTTGATTGGGTTGGCCGATCAGATTTAACTCAGAAGTACATTCGTCAAGTATTGAAAACAAAGTATCTTCCAAAAATTGATGGACTAAGTGGAAACGATGATTGCGGACAAATGAGTGCTTGGTATATTTTCAGTTCCCTCGGGTTTTATCCAGTTTGTCCAGGCTCTGATGACTATGTTTTGGGAAGTCCATTAGTTCAATCCGCAAAAATTAACCTGGAGAATGGAAAAATCATTGAGATTTCAACCAAGAATCAAAGTGAAAAGAATATTTATGTAAAAGCAGTTTATCTCAATAATGTTAAAATGAAGGACTTTATATTGAGTTATCAGAGTATTAAAAACGGCGCAAAACTGGTCTTTGAGATGACTGATAAGCCTTCAAAAACATTTTAA
- a CDS encoding AMP nucleosidase produces MKTKSEIVENWLPRYTGEELKNFGEYILICNFLNYVEKFADMYEVEVIGKNKPMQCATANGITIINFGMGSASAATIMDLLSSIKPKAVLFLGKCGGLKSKSEVGDLILPIAAIRGEGTSNDYFPSEVPALPAFALQKAISTTIRDAGFDYWTGTCYTTNRRVWEHDEKFKEYLSSIRAMAIDMETATIFMVGFANKIPTGALLLVSDQPMTPEGVKTSESDSKVTAGFVDKHLMIGIDSLKQLIYDGHTVKHLRF; encoded by the coding sequence ATGAAGACAAAATCAGAAATAGTTGAAAATTGGTTGCCGCGTTACACAGGTGAAGAATTGAAGAATTTCGGAGAATACATTCTTATTTGCAACTTTCTCAATTACGTTGAAAAGTTTGCAGATATGTATGAAGTGGAAGTCATTGGTAAAAATAAACCGATGCAATGTGCTACAGCGAACGGAATTACCATTATCAATTTCGGAATGGGAAGTGCTTCTGCCGCGACCATCATGGACCTCTTGTCTTCTATTAAACCAAAGGCAGTTTTGTTTCTGGGGAAATGTGGCGGTTTGAAAAGTAAAAGTGAAGTAGGAGATTTGATTTTGCCAATCGCTGCAATTCGCGGTGAAGGTACAAGCAACGATTATTTTCCTTCGGAAGTTCCCGCATTGCCGGCCTTCGCACTTCAAAAAGCAATTTCTACAACGATTCGTGATGCTGGATTTGATTATTGGACAGGAACATGTTATACAACTAACCGCAGAGTTTGGGAACACGATGAGAAGTTTAAAGAATATTTGAGCAGCATTCGTGCAATGGCAATCGATATGGAAACGGCTACAATATTTATGGTTGGTTTTGCAAACAAAATTCCTACTGGAGCTTTGCTGTTAGTAAGTGATCAGCCGATGACGCCTGAAGGAGTGAAAACAAGCGAAAGTGATTCAAAAGTTACTGCCGGATTTGTAGATAAACATTTGATGATTGGAATTGACTCTTTGAAACAACTCATCTATGACGGACATACTGTGAAACATTTGCGTTTCTAG